In one Shinella sp. PSBB067 genomic region, the following are encoded:
- a CDS encoding Pls/PosA family non-ribosomal peptide synthetase, protein MNDAGTHLRGLARDATELTESGLTPQILCGPDSPLAGQPGERLSRVFEGLAAVHAAAPAVMDNGRVWTYREMDTAANRFAHLLAGRGVRPGDRVALLLDRSAETYIAILAVMKAGAVFVPLAPAFPEERMSLIVEDAGVSLIVTNAGYAPRAAALSVPHLVIAADCPQAAAQPGTPLEIAAGGDDTCYILYTSGTTGRPKGVAVRHQSICNFVRIAAEAYGYRPGDRVYQGMTIAFDFSTEEIWVPFAAGATIVPAPGRMTLVGEELADFLRANAITCMACSPTLLSSIESDVPSLRAILVGGEACPHNLVTRWSRPGRRILNTYGPTEATVTATMGYLTPERAVTIGAPLPTYSIVILDAERPVLSAPGELGEIGIAGIGVAAGYLNRPELTAQKFIADFIGLPNNPSQRIYRTGDLGRINADGEVEYHGRIDTQVKIRGYRIELGEIEAVLLDQPAIAQAAVTTWEIEPGRVELVGYYALKSGAEAIARADLARELRRRLPDYMVPSFLEELPALPMTVSDKVDTRKLPKPSGVRLGAERKEILPSTDDERFLAEVLRDVLKMDDIYVEDNFFDDLGANSLLMARFCARLRTRREWATTSMRDIYLHPTVADLARHLRGPEEEAAAAEEPCLTHRASNLAYWTSGAAQLAFYGLYSYFGFWMLNSGLNWVYDMLDDPVQLYLRCAILSAAVFFGMSGFAVAMKWLLVGRWKAESFPIWGLRYYRFWVVKTLIRTAPVVLFRGSPLYSLYLRLLGARLGRSTTIECRAVPVCTDLISIGENAILRKESMVLGYRAQAGYIHTGPIAIGRDAFVGVGCMIDIDTAIGDRAQLGHASSLQRGQHIPDDAHWHGSPAVATTADYCKVPVVTLSKTRRILYEAVQLVTLFVIVTPFPLWFHSYWQDVSDDYQESIGIVAIGTTFTLVALIVALLFAALVLPRLFSLVLKPGRTYRLYGFHFWLQSIVEVCTNARLLNLMFGDSSAVVHYIRALGWNLNKVVQTGSNFGSNQQQDNPLLCEIGTGTMVSDGLYMINVHKSASAFRLEHTKVGERNYFGNNIFYPPDGRTGDNVLLGTKVMVPIDGPLRENVGLLGSPPFEIPRMVKRDKELIQGVSEEDRRARLPHKNRHNLATALMFIAVQWTMLFVTLAIWDRALNYYTEWAQAALFAAVVLTGAVTIPFYVLMEWASLGFRRLQPQMTTIYDVAFWRHERHWKLSDSPIVRLFAGTPFRPMILRALGVKIGKRVYDGGANLTERSLVEIGDDATLNEGCVIQAHSLEEGAFKSDHIRIGNGCTLGPAAFVHYGVTMGDGAIADVDCFVMKGEILEPNSIWRGNPAKLHGFVKPVSAE, encoded by the coding sequence ATGAACGACGCAGGGACCCATTTGCGCGGCCTGGCTCGGGACGCTACCGAACTGACGGAGAGCGGCCTGACGCCGCAGATCCTGTGCGGTCCCGATTCGCCGCTTGCAGGCCAGCCGGGCGAACGGCTTTCCCGCGTCTTCGAGGGGCTGGCCGCTGTCCACGCCGCCGCGCCGGCCGTCATGGACAACGGCCGTGTCTGGACCTACCGCGAGATGGATACGGCGGCGAACCGCTTCGCGCATCTCCTCGCCGGGCGCGGCGTCAGGCCCGGCGACCGCGTCGCCCTCCTGCTCGACCGCTCCGCCGAAACCTATATCGCCATCCTCGCCGTGATGAAGGCCGGCGCCGTCTTCGTGCCGCTTGCCCCGGCCTTTCCCGAAGAGCGCATGTCGCTCATCGTCGAGGATGCCGGCGTCAGCCTCATCGTCACCAACGCCGGCTATGCGCCGCGCGCGGCGGCGCTTTCCGTTCCCCATCTGGTGATCGCGGCCGATTGCCCGCAGGCTGCCGCGCAGCCGGGTACCCCGCTCGAGATCGCCGCCGGCGGGGACGACACCTGCTACATCCTCTATACATCGGGCACGACCGGCCGGCCGAAGGGCGTGGCGGTGCGCCACCAGAGCATCTGCAATTTCGTGCGCATCGCCGCCGAAGCCTATGGCTACCGCCCGGGCGACCGCGTCTACCAGGGCATGACCATCGCCTTCGACTTCTCCACCGAGGAGATCTGGGTGCCCTTCGCCGCCGGGGCGACCATCGTGCCCGCGCCGGGCCGCATGACGCTGGTCGGCGAGGAACTGGCGGATTTCCTGCGCGCCAACGCCATCACCTGCATGGCCTGCTCGCCGACGCTGCTCTCCTCCATCGAAAGCGACGTGCCGAGCCTTCGCGCCATCCTGGTCGGCGGCGAGGCCTGCCCGCACAACCTCGTCACGCGCTGGTCGAGGCCCGGCCGCCGGATCCTCAACACCTACGGCCCGACCGAGGCGACCGTGACGGCGACCATGGGTTACCTGACGCCCGAGCGCGCGGTCACCATCGGCGCCCCGCTGCCGACCTATTCCATCGTGATCCTCGATGCGGAGCGTCCGGTTCTGTCGGCACCCGGCGAGCTCGGCGAGATCGGCATCGCCGGCATCGGCGTGGCCGCCGGCTATCTCAACCGGCCGGAGCTGACGGCGCAGAAGTTCATCGCCGATTTCATCGGCCTGCCCAACAATCCCTCGCAGCGTATCTACCGCACCGGCGACCTCGGCCGCATAAACGCCGACGGCGAGGTCGAATACCACGGCCGCATCGACACGCAGGTAAAGATCCGCGGCTACCGCATCGAGCTCGGCGAGATCGAGGCCGTCCTGCTCGACCAGCCCGCCATTGCGCAGGCTGCCGTCACCACCTGGGAAATAGAGCCCGGCCGCGTCGAGCTGGTCGGCTACTACGCGCTGAAGTCCGGCGCGGAGGCGATCGCCCGCGCGGACCTTGCGCGCGAACTGCGCCGCCGCCTGCCCGACTACATGGTGCCCTCCTTCCTGGAGGAACTGCCGGCGCTGCCGATGACCGTCTCCGACAAGGTCGACACGCGCAAGCTGCCGAAGCCGTCCGGCGTGCGGCTCGGCGCCGAGCGCAAGGAGATCCTGCCTTCGACCGACGACGAGCGCTTCCTGGCGGAGGTGCTGCGCGACGTGCTGAAGATGGACGACATCTATGTCGAGGACAATTTCTTCGACGACCTCGGCGCCAATTCCCTGCTGATGGCCCGCTTCTGCGCCCGGCTTCGCACGCGCCGGGAATGGGCGACGACTTCGATGCGCGACATCTACCTGCATCCGACGGTGGCGGACCTCGCACGCCACCTGCGGGGACCGGAGGAGGAGGCCGCGGCGGCGGAGGAACCATGCCTCACGCACCGCGCCTCGAACCTTGCCTACTGGACCAGCGGCGCGGCCCAGCTCGCCTTCTACGGCCTCTACAGCTATTTCGGCTTCTGGATGCTGAATTCGGGCCTAAACTGGGTCTATGACATGCTCGACGACCCGGTCCAGCTCTACCTGCGCTGCGCGATCCTGTCGGCCGCCGTCTTCTTCGGCATGTCCGGCTTCGCCGTCGCCATGAAGTGGCTGCTGGTCGGCCGTTGGAAGGCGGAGAGCTTCCCGATCTGGGGCCTTCGTTACTACCGCTTCTGGGTGGTCAAGACGCTGATCCGCACGGCGCCTGTCGTGCTCTTCCGCGGCAGCCCGCTCTACAGCCTTTACCTGCGCCTGCTCGGCGCCCGGCTCGGCCGGAGCACCACCATAGAATGCCGCGCCGTTCCGGTCTGCACCGACCTCATCTCCATCGGCGAGAACGCCATCCTGCGCAAGGAATCGATGGTGCTCGGCTACCGCGCGCAGGCCGGCTATATCCATACCGGCCCCATCGCCATCGGCCGCGACGCCTTCGTCGGCGTCGGCTGCATGATCGACATCGACACCGCGATCGGCGACCGCGCCCAGCTGGGCCACGCTTCCTCGCTCCAGCGCGGGCAGCATATCCCCGACGATGCGCACTGGCACGGCTCGCCCGCCGTTGCGACCACGGCGGACTATTGCAAGGTGCCGGTCGTCACGCTCTCCAAGACGCGGCGCATCCTTTACGAGGCGGTGCAGCTCGTCACGCTTTTCGTCATCGTCACGCCGTTCCCGCTGTGGTTCCACAGCTACTGGCAGGATGTCAGCGACGATTACCAGGAATCCATCGGCATCGTCGCCATCGGCACGACCTTCACGCTTGTCGCGCTCATCGTCGCCCTGCTCTTCGCCGCGCTGGTGCTGCCGCGCCTGTTCAGCCTCGTTTTGAAGCCCGGCCGCACCTACCGGCTTTACGGCTTCCATTTCTGGCTGCAATCCATCGTGGAGGTGTGCACCAATGCGCGCCTGCTCAACCTGATGTTCGGCGACAGCTCCGCCGTCGTGCATTACATCCGCGCGCTCGGCTGGAACCTCAACAAGGTTGTGCAGACCGGCTCGAACTTCGGCAGCAACCAGCAGCAGGACAACCCGCTGCTCTGCGAAATCGGCACGGGCACGATGGTCTCCGACGGGCTCTACATGATCAACGTGCACAAGTCCGCGTCCGCCTTCCGGCTGGAACACACGAAGGTCGGCGAGCGCAACTATTTCGGCAACAATATCTTCTATCCGCCGGATGGGCGCACCGGAGACAACGTCCTGCTCGGCACCAAGGTCATGGTGCCCATCGACGGGCCGCTGCGCGAGAATGTCGGCCTGCTCGGCTCGCCGCCCTTCGAGATCCCGCGCATGGTCAAGCGCGACAAGGAGCTGATCCAGGGCGTCAGCGAGGAGGACCGCCGTGCCCGCCTGCCGCACAAGAACCGGCACAACCTGGCGACCGCGCTGATGTTCATCGCCGTGCAGTGGACGATGCTCTTCGTCACGCTGGCGATCTGGGACCGGGCGCTGAACTACTATACGGAATGGGCGCAGGCCGCGCTCTTCGCCGCCGTCGTCCTCACCGGGGCCGTCACCATCCCCTTCTATGTCCTGATGGAATGGGCGAGCCTTGGCTTCCGCCGCCTCCAGCCGCAGATGACGACCATCTACGACGTCGCCTTCTGGCGGCACGAGCGGCACTGGAAGCTGTCGGATTCGCCCATCGTCCGGCTCTTCGCCGGTACGCCCTTCCGCCCGATGATCCTGCGGGCGCTCGGCGTGAAGATCGGCAAGCGCGTCTATGACGGCGGGGCGAACCTGACGGAGCGCTCGCTGGTGGAGATCGGCGACGACGCCACGCTCAACGAGGGCTGCGTCATCCAGGCCCATTCGCTGGAGGAAGGCGCCTTCAAGTCGGACCATATCCGCATTGGCAACGGCTGCACGCTCGGCCCCGCCGCCTTCGTGCACTACGGCGTGACGATGGGCGACGGCGCGATCGCCGATGTCGACTGCTTCGTCATGAAGGGCGAGATCCTGGAGCCGAACTCGATCTGGCGCGGCAATCCGGCCAAGCTGCACGGCTTCGTCAAGCCGGTCTCCGCCGAATGA